From the genome of Eublepharis macularius isolate TG4126 chromosome 12, MPM_Emac_v1.0, whole genome shotgun sequence, one region includes:
- the LOC129339357 gene encoding olfactory receptor 14C36-like, with amino-acid sequence MANQTTVTQFFLLAFSDLPELQILHFVVFLSIYLTTLLGNILLILAVAQNPKLHSPMYFFLVNLSLSDVCYISATIPKSMAISLTSNTLISFSGCVIQVFLVIFCASAELIFLSAMAYDRYVAICHPLQYTMIMNWNACFQMAAAAWIASIIDSGVETANTFRLCFCGSTVSQFFCDVPQLLMLSCTDITANTWYLLASALTLGLFCFSLIFFSYVFIFSTVFKIRSAQARYKTFSTCTPHLTVFSLFFFTAVFSYFKPQSLSSPLLNQVAAVLYTVLPPLMNPIIYSLRNRDIQVTIQKILKKLFSSHLMI; translated from the coding sequence ATGGCAAATCAAACCACTGTCACCCAGTTTTTCCTGTTGGCATTTTCTGATCTCCCAGAACTCCAGATTTTACATTTTGTGGtgtttctttccatttacttgacAACCCTGTTGGGGAACATCCTTCTCATCCTGGCTGTAGCCCAGAATCCTAAGCTTCATAGCCCCATGTATTTCTTCTTGGTCAACTTATCTTTATCAGATGTTTGTTATATCTCTGCCACTATCCCGAAGTCCATGGCCATTTCTTTGACAAGCAACACCCTTATTTCTTTCTCTGGCTGTGTCATCCAAGTGTTTTTAGTTATCTTCTGTGCATCTGCTGAGCTGATCTTTCTCTCTGCCATGGCTTATGACCGCTATGTGGCAATCTGTCATCCCCTGCAATACACCATGATCATGAACTGGAATGCCTGCTTccaaatggcagctgctgcttggATTGCCAGCATAATAGATTCTGGGGTGGAAACTGCAAACACTTTTAGATTATGTTTCTGTGGGTCTACTGTTTCACAATTTTTCTGTGATGTTCCCCAACTGTTAATGCTTTCATGCACTGATATCACAGCCAATACATGGTATCTTCTTGCTTCTGCACTTACTCTGGGATTATTTTGCTTCTctctaatatttttttcttatgtCTTCATCTTCTCTACAGTATTTAAGATTCGTTCAGCTCAAGCCAGGTACAAAACGTTTTCCACCTGTACTCCCCACCTGACTGTATTTAGTTTGTTCTTTTTTACTGCTGTGTTTTCTTATTTTAAACCCCAGTCCTTATCGTCACCATTATTGAATCAGGTAGCTGCTGTTCTGTACACTGTTTTGCCACCGCTCATGAATCCCATCATTTATAGCCTGAGAAACAGAGACATCCAAGTGACCATTCAGAAAATATTAAAGAAACTGTTTAGTTCTCACTTGATGATCTGA
- the LOC129339359 gene encoding olfactory receptor 14A16-like, whose protein sequence is MVNQSTLSEFLLLEFSDVRELQILHFVLFLVLYFAILTGNLLIIFAVAFDHHLHTPMYFFLMNLAIQDLGQVSVILPKSMANSLMDSRHISYSGCMVQVLLFVLFLTSDFCLLTVMAYDRYVAICNPLHYEMVITGQACAEMIAGVWIAGFLYAGMYTGGTFAIHFCSNIVNQFFCEIPQLLKLSCSNLYLNERGALLVGSVVGLGCFVFVLVTYTQIFITVFRIPSVQGRKKAFSTCLPHLIVFSTLVITGSIAYLGPTSNTPSHLNLIFTMIYSITPPLLNPIIYSMKNKEIKSALCKLLCLKMSSKNIFFNFHCKFGF, encoded by the coding sequence ATGGTGAATCAATCCACGTTGTCTGAATTTCTGCTCCTGGAATTCTCAGATGTTCGGGAACTGCAGATTCTACACTTCGTTTTGTTCCTGGTGTTGTACTTTGCAATTTTAACAGGGAATCTTCTAATCATCTTTGCAGTAGCTTTTGACCACCACCTGCACACCCCCATGTACTTTTTTCTGATGAATTTGGCCATACAGGACCTTGGCCAAGTTTCAGTCATTCTCCCCAAATCCATGGCCAATTCCCTCATGGATTCTAGACACATTTCTTATTCCGGATGCATGGTTCAAGTTCTCCTATTTGTCCTTTTTTTAACATCTGATTTCTGTCTCCTCACAGTCATGGCGTATGATCGATATGTTGCCATTTGCAATCCATTACATTATGAAATGGTAATAACTGGGCAAGCCTGTGCTGAAATGATTGCTGGTGTATGGATTGCTGGTTTTCTCTATGCAGGGATGTACACTGGTGGGACTTTTGCAATCCATTTCTGCTCTAACATTGTTAACCAGTTTTTCTGTGAAATCCCACAATTACTCAAACTCTCCTGTTCTAACTTATATCTAAATGAAAGAGGTGCTCTTTTGGTTGGGTCTGTTGTTGGCCTGGGATGCTTTGTATTCGTTCTCGTAACATATACGCAGATTTTCATTACTGTCTTCAGAATCCCCTCAgtgcaaggaagaaaaaaagccTTCTCTACTTGTCTTCCTCATCTCATTGTATTTTCCACTTTGGTGATCACTGGAAGCATTGCTTACCTAGGGCCAACCTCTAATACCCCATCTCATCTTAATCTGATATTTACCATGATATATTCCATTACCCCTCCCTTGCTGAATCCCATAATATACAGCATGAAAAACAAGGAGATCAAGAGTGCCTTGTGTAAACTACTGTGTCTGAAAATGTCTTCTAAGAATATATTCTTTAATTTTCACTGCAAATTTGGATTCTAA
- the LOC129339360 gene encoding olfactory receptor 14A16-like has translation MYLLYAGRVDLASVTSGWVSYKEQAVANQTSVSEFLLLQFSEDRELQILHFVVFLVMYLATVTGNLLIITAVAFDRHLHTPMYLFLMNLAMQDLGQVTVIIPQMIMNSLMNTRHISFSGCVAQVLFFLFFSASDLSLLTVMAYDRYVAICNPLQYEMVMNRQTCIQMVASVWVTGLFYGVLHAGGTFASPFCSNVVNQFFCEIPQLLKLTCSDLYLIEINVVALSAVAGLGCFIFILVTYVYIFSTVLRMPSVQGRQKAFSTCLPHLTVVSIFLFTGCFAYLKPTSNIPSHLDVAFSMIYSMVPPMMNPLIYSMRSKEIQVSLSKLLGLRHTSKTIIFNILL, from the exons ATGTACCTTTTATATGCTGGccgggtagacctggcctccgttACCTCGGGATGG GTATCATATAAGGAGCAAGCCGTGGCTAATCAGACTTCCGTATCTGAATTTCTGCTCCTGCAATTCTCAGAGGATCGGGAACTGCAGATTCTACACTTTGTTGTATTCCTGGTCATGTACTTGGCAACAGTCACAGGGAACCTTCTCATCATCACTGCAGTAGCCTTTGACCGTCACCTGCATACGCCCATGTACCTCTTTCTGATGAACCTGGCCATGCAGGACCTTGGTCAAGTTACAGTCATTATCCCCCAAATGATAATGAATTCCCTCATGAATACCCGACATATTTCTTTTTCTGGATGTGTGGCTCAAGTCctcttctttttgttcttttcagcATCTGATTTGTCTCTCCTGACAGTCATGGCATACGATCGGTATGTTGCCATTTGCAATCCATTACAATATGAAATGGTGATGAACAGACAAACTTGCATTCAAATGGTTGCCAGTGTGTGGGTCACTGGTCTTTTCTATGGAGTGCTACATGCTGGAGGGACCTTTGCAAGCCCTTTTTGTTCCAATGTTGTCAATCAGTTTTTCTGTGAAATCCCTCAGTTACTGAAGCTTACCTGCTCTGACTTATATCTAATTGAAATTAATGTTGTGGCCTTGAGTGCTGTTGCTGGTCTTGGCTGTTTTATCTTCATCCTTGTAACCTATGTATACATCTTCTCAACCGTGCTGAGGATGCCCTCTGTGCAAGGAAGGCAAAAGGCTTTTTCTACCTGCCTTCCCCACCTTACAGTGGTCTCCATCTTTCTATTTACAGGATGCTTTGCCTATTTAAAGCCCACGTCAAACATCCCATCCCATCTGGATGTGGCATTTTCTATGATCTATTCCATGGTTCCACCCATGATGAATCCACTAATCTATAGCATGAGAAGTAAAGAAATCCAAGTCTCCCTGTCCAAACTGTTAGGTTTGAGGCACACATCTAAGACTATAATCTTTAACATTCTTCTATGA